One genomic region from Apodemus sylvaticus chromosome 1, mApoSyl1.1, whole genome shotgun sequence encodes:
- the Fxyd7 gene encoding FXYD domain-containing ion transport regulator 7 isoform X1, with protein sequence MATPTQSPTNVPEETDPFFYDYATVQTVGMTLATIMFILGIIIILSKKVKCRKADSRSESPTCKSCKSELPSSAPGGGGV encoded by the exons ATGGCTACCCCAACCCAGAGCCCCACAAACG TTCCTGAAGAAACAGATCCTTTTTTCTATG ACTACGCCACCGTGCAGACCGTGGGGATGACCCTGGCCACCATCATGTTCATACTGGGGATCATCATCATCCTCA GCAAGAAGGTGAAGTGCAGGAAGGCGGACTCCAGGTCTGAGAG CCCAACATGCAAATCCTGTAAGTCGGAACTGCCCTCCTCAG CCCCTGGAGGTGGTGGCGTGTAA
- the Fxyd7 gene encoding FXYD domain-containing ion transport regulator 7 isoform X2, translating into MATPTQSPTNVPEETDPFFYDYATVQTVGMTLATIMFILGIIIILSKKVKCRKADSSPTCKSCKSELPSSAPGGGGV; encoded by the exons ATGGCTACCCCAACCCAGAGCCCCACAAACG TTCCTGAAGAAACAGATCCTTTTTTCTATG ACTACGCCACCGTGCAGACCGTGGGGATGACCCTGGCCACCATCATGTTCATACTGGGGATCATCATCATCCTCA GCAAGAAGGTGAAGTGCAGGAAGGCGGACTCCAG CCCAACATGCAAATCCTGTAAGTCGGAACTGCCCTCCTCAG CCCCTGGAGGTGGTGGCGTGTAA
- the Fxyd5 gene encoding FXYD domain-containing ion transport regulator 5 isoform X7, producing MSPSSRLCLLTIVALILPSRGQTPKKPTFIFTVDQTPVTTPDHVPDSDQTSPGVQTTPPIWTGEVEATGSHTAAKTETQQLTEMATSHPVTDPGPHTSSKKGTPALSRIETPSPTRFYRPLHRIEDPLDSNGNNPFYYDDATLRKRGLLVAAVLFITGIIILTSGKCRQLSQVCLNRHR from the exons ATGTCACCGTCCAGTCGCCTGTGTCTCCTCACTATTGTCGCCCTGATTCTGCCCAGCAGAG GGCAGACACCAAAAAAGCCCACATTCATTTTTACAGTGGACCAGACTCCTGTGACGACTCCTGACCATGTCCCAG ATTCAGATCAAACCAGCCCAGGAGTCCAGACCACCCCTCCCATCTGGACCGGTGAAG TAGAAGCCACAGGAAGCCATACAGCAGCCAAAACGGAGACCCAGCAACTGACAGAAATGGCCACTTCACATCCAGTGACAGATCCAGGTCCACATACAAGCAGCAAGAAAG GTACCCCGGCACTCTCCAGGATCGAGACTCCCAGCCCAACCAGATTCTACAGGCCTCTACACCGCATTGAGGATCCACTGG ATTCGAATGGGAACAACCCCTTCTACTATG ACGATGCCACCCTCCGGAAACGGGGGCTGCTGGTGGCTGCAGTGCTATTCATCACGGGAATTATCATCCTTACTA gtgGGAAATGTAGACAGTTGTCTCAAGTATGCCTGAATCGCCACAGGTGA
- the Fxyd5 gene encoding FXYD domain-containing ion transport regulator 5 isoform X3 → MSPSSRLCLLTIVALILPSRGQTPKKPTFIFTVDQTPVTTPDHVPDSDQTSPGVQTTPPIWTGEVEATGSHTAAKTETQQLTEMATSHPVTDPGPHTSSKKGTPALSRIETPSPTRFYRPLHRIEDPLDSNGNNPFYYDDATLRKRGLLVAAVLFITGIIILTSGKCRQLSQVCLNRHRAYRVISI, encoded by the exons ATGTCACCGTCCAGTCGCCTGTGTCTCCTCACTATTGTCGCCCTGATTCTGCCCAGCAGAG GGCAGACACCAAAAAAGCCCACATTCATTTTTACAGTGGACCAGACTCCTGTGACGACTCCTGACCATGTCCCAG ATTCAGATCAAACCAGCCCAGGAGTCCAGACCACCCCTCCCATCTGGACCGGTGAAG TAGAAGCCACAGGAAGCCATACAGCAGCCAAAACGGAGACCCAGCAACTGACAGAAATGGCCACTTCACATCCAGTGACAGATCCAGGTCCACATACAAGCAGCAAGAAAG GTACCCCGGCACTCTCCAGGATCGAGACTCCCAGCCCAACCAGATTCTACAGGCCTCTACACCGCATTGAGGATCCACTGG ATTCGAATGGGAACAACCCCTTCTACTATG ACGATGCCACCCTCCGGAAACGGGGGCTGCTGGTGGCTGCAGTGCTATTCATCACGGGAATTATCATCCTTACTA gtgGGAAATGTAGACAGTTGTCTCAAGTATGCCTGAATCGCCACAG AgcctacagagtgatcagcataTAA
- the Fxyd5 gene encoding FXYD domain-containing ion transport regulator 5 isoform X8, which produces MSPSSRLCLLTIVALILPSRGQTPKKPTFIFTVDQTPVTTPDHVPDSDQTSPGVQTTPPIWTGEEATGSHTAAKTETQQLTEMATSHPVTDPGPHTSSKKGTPALSRIETPSPTRFYRPLHRIEDPLDSNGNNPFYYDDATLRKRGLLVAAVLFITGIIILTSGKCRQLSQVCLNRHR; this is translated from the exons ATGTCACCGTCCAGTCGCCTGTGTCTCCTCACTATTGTCGCCCTGATTCTGCCCAGCAGAG GGCAGACACCAAAAAAGCCCACATTCATTTTTACAGTGGACCAGACTCCTGTGACGACTCCTGACCATGTCCCAG ATTCAGATCAAACCAGCCCAGGAGTCCAGACCACCCCTCCCATCTGGACCGGTGAAG AAGCCACAGGAAGCCATACAGCAGCCAAAACGGAGACCCAGCAACTGACAGAAATGGCCACTTCACATCCAGTGACAGATCCAGGTCCACATACAAGCAGCAAGAAAG GTACCCCGGCACTCTCCAGGATCGAGACTCCCAGCCCAACCAGATTCTACAGGCCTCTACACCGCATTGAGGATCCACTGG ATTCGAATGGGAACAACCCCTTCTACTATG ACGATGCCACCCTCCGGAAACGGGGGCTGCTGGTGGCTGCAGTGCTATTCATCACGGGAATTATCATCCTTACTA gtgGGAAATGTAGACAGTTGTCTCAAGTATGCCTGAATCGCCACAGGTGA
- the Fxyd5 gene encoding FXYD domain-containing ion transport regulator 5 isoform X1 → MSPSSRLCLLTIVALILPSRGQTPKKPTFIFTVDQTPVTTPDHVPDSDQTSPGVQTTPPIWTGEGSVEATGSHTAAKTETQQLTEMATSHPVTDPGPHTSSKKGTPALSRIETPSPTRFYRPLHRIEDPLDSNGNNPFYYDDATLRKRGLLVAAVLFITGIIILTSGKCRQLSQVCLNRHRAYRVISI, encoded by the exons ATGTCACCGTCCAGTCGCCTGTGTCTCCTCACTATTGTCGCCCTGATTCTGCCCAGCAGAG GGCAGACACCAAAAAAGCCCACATTCATTTTTACAGTGGACCAGACTCCTGTGACGACTCCTGACCATGTCCCAG ATTCAGATCAAACCAGCCCAGGAGTCCAGACCACCCCTCCCATCTGGACCGGTGAAGGTAGCG TAGAAGCCACAGGAAGCCATACAGCAGCCAAAACGGAGACCCAGCAACTGACAGAAATGGCCACTTCACATCCAGTGACAGATCCAGGTCCACATACAAGCAGCAAGAAAG GTACCCCGGCACTCTCCAGGATCGAGACTCCCAGCCCAACCAGATTCTACAGGCCTCTACACCGCATTGAGGATCCACTGG ATTCGAATGGGAACAACCCCTTCTACTATG ACGATGCCACCCTCCGGAAACGGGGGCTGCTGGTGGCTGCAGTGCTATTCATCACGGGAATTATCATCCTTACTA gtgGGAAATGTAGACAGTTGTCTCAAGTATGCCTGAATCGCCACAG AgcctacagagtgatcagcataTAA
- the Fxyd5 gene encoding FXYD domain-containing ion transport regulator 5 isoform X6 — MSPSSRLCLLTIVALILPSRGQTPKKPTFIFTVDQTPVTTPDHVPDSDQTSPGVQTTPPIWTGEGSEATGSHTAAKTETQQLTEMATSHPVTDPGPHTSSKKGTPALSRIETPSPTRFYRPLHRIEDPLDSNGNNPFYYDDATLRKRGLLVAAVLFITGIIILTSGKCRQLSQVCLNRHR, encoded by the exons ATGTCACCGTCCAGTCGCCTGTGTCTCCTCACTATTGTCGCCCTGATTCTGCCCAGCAGAG GGCAGACACCAAAAAAGCCCACATTCATTTTTACAGTGGACCAGACTCCTGTGACGACTCCTGACCATGTCCCAG ATTCAGATCAAACCAGCCCAGGAGTCCAGACCACCCCTCCCATCTGGACCGGTGAAGGTAGCG AAGCCACAGGAAGCCATACAGCAGCCAAAACGGAGACCCAGCAACTGACAGAAATGGCCACTTCACATCCAGTGACAGATCCAGGTCCACATACAAGCAGCAAGAAAG GTACCCCGGCACTCTCCAGGATCGAGACTCCCAGCCCAACCAGATTCTACAGGCCTCTACACCGCATTGAGGATCCACTGG ATTCGAATGGGAACAACCCCTTCTACTATG ACGATGCCACCCTCCGGAAACGGGGGCTGCTGGTGGCTGCAGTGCTATTCATCACGGGAATTATCATCCTTACTA gtgGGAAATGTAGACAGTTGTCTCAAGTATGCCTGAATCGCCACAGGTGA
- the Fxyd5 gene encoding FXYD domain-containing ion transport regulator 5 isoform X2, whose product MSPSSRLCLLTIVALILPSRGQTPKKPTFIFTVDQTPVTTPDHVPDSDQTSPGVQTTPPIWTGEGSEATGSHTAAKTETQQLTEMATSHPVTDPGPHTSSKKGTPALSRIETPSPTRFYRPLHRIEDPLDSNGNNPFYYDDATLRKRGLLVAAVLFITGIIILTSGKCRQLSQVCLNRHRAYRVISI is encoded by the exons ATGTCACCGTCCAGTCGCCTGTGTCTCCTCACTATTGTCGCCCTGATTCTGCCCAGCAGAG GGCAGACACCAAAAAAGCCCACATTCATTTTTACAGTGGACCAGACTCCTGTGACGACTCCTGACCATGTCCCAG ATTCAGATCAAACCAGCCCAGGAGTCCAGACCACCCCTCCCATCTGGACCGGTGAAGGTAGCG AAGCCACAGGAAGCCATACAGCAGCCAAAACGGAGACCCAGCAACTGACAGAAATGGCCACTTCACATCCAGTGACAGATCCAGGTCCACATACAAGCAGCAAGAAAG GTACCCCGGCACTCTCCAGGATCGAGACTCCCAGCCCAACCAGATTCTACAGGCCTCTACACCGCATTGAGGATCCACTGG ATTCGAATGGGAACAACCCCTTCTACTATG ACGATGCCACCCTCCGGAAACGGGGGCTGCTGGTGGCTGCAGTGCTATTCATCACGGGAATTATCATCCTTACTA gtgGGAAATGTAGACAGTTGTCTCAAGTATGCCTGAATCGCCACAG AgcctacagagtgatcagcataTAA
- the Fxyd5 gene encoding FXYD domain-containing ion transport regulator 5 isoform X4 — MSPSSRLCLLTIVALILPSRGQTPKKPTFIFTVDQTPVTTPDHVPDSDQTSPGVQTTPPIWTGEEATGSHTAAKTETQQLTEMATSHPVTDPGPHTSSKKGTPALSRIETPSPTRFYRPLHRIEDPLDSNGNNPFYYDDATLRKRGLLVAAVLFITGIIILTSGKCRQLSQVCLNRHRAYRVISI, encoded by the exons ATGTCACCGTCCAGTCGCCTGTGTCTCCTCACTATTGTCGCCCTGATTCTGCCCAGCAGAG GGCAGACACCAAAAAAGCCCACATTCATTTTTACAGTGGACCAGACTCCTGTGACGACTCCTGACCATGTCCCAG ATTCAGATCAAACCAGCCCAGGAGTCCAGACCACCCCTCCCATCTGGACCGGTGAAG AAGCCACAGGAAGCCATACAGCAGCCAAAACGGAGACCCAGCAACTGACAGAAATGGCCACTTCACATCCAGTGACAGATCCAGGTCCACATACAAGCAGCAAGAAAG GTACCCCGGCACTCTCCAGGATCGAGACTCCCAGCCCAACCAGATTCTACAGGCCTCTACACCGCATTGAGGATCCACTGG ATTCGAATGGGAACAACCCCTTCTACTATG ACGATGCCACCCTCCGGAAACGGGGGCTGCTGGTGGCTGCAGTGCTATTCATCACGGGAATTATCATCCTTACTA gtgGGAAATGTAGACAGTTGTCTCAAGTATGCCTGAATCGCCACAG AgcctacagagtgatcagcataTAA
- the Fxyd5 gene encoding FXYD domain-containing ion transport regulator 5 isoform X9 yields MSPSSRLCLLTIVALILPSRVDQTPVTTPDHVPDSDQTSPGVQTTPPIWTGEGSVEATGSHTAAKTETQQLTEMATSHPVTDPGPHTSSKKGTPALSRIETPSPTRFYRPLHRIEDPLDSNGNNPFYYDDATLRKRGLLVAAVLFITGIIILTSGKCRQLSQVCLNRHRAYRVISI; encoded by the exons ATGTCACCGTCCAGTCGCCTGTGTCTCCTCACTATTGTCGCCCTGATTCTGCCCAGCAGAG TGGACCAGACTCCTGTGACGACTCCTGACCATGTCCCAG ATTCAGATCAAACCAGCCCAGGAGTCCAGACCACCCCTCCCATCTGGACCGGTGAAGGTAGCG TAGAAGCCACAGGAAGCCATACAGCAGCCAAAACGGAGACCCAGCAACTGACAGAAATGGCCACTTCACATCCAGTGACAGATCCAGGTCCACATACAAGCAGCAAGAAAG GTACCCCGGCACTCTCCAGGATCGAGACTCCCAGCCCAACCAGATTCTACAGGCCTCTACACCGCATTGAGGATCCACTGG ATTCGAATGGGAACAACCCCTTCTACTATG ACGATGCCACCCTCCGGAAACGGGGGCTGCTGGTGGCTGCAGTGCTATTCATCACGGGAATTATCATCCTTACTA gtgGGAAATGTAGACAGTTGTCTCAAGTATGCCTGAATCGCCACAG AgcctacagagtgatcagcataTAA
- the Fxyd5 gene encoding FXYD domain-containing ion transport regulator 5 isoform X5, with the protein MSPSSRLCLLTIVALILPSRGQTPKKPTFIFTVDQTPVTTPDHVPDSDQTSPGVQTTPPIWTGEGSVEATGSHTAAKTETQQLTEMATSHPVTDPGPHTSSKKGTPALSRIETPSPTRFYRPLHRIEDPLDSNGNNPFYYDDATLRKRGLLVAAVLFITGIIILTSGKCRQLSQVCLNRHR; encoded by the exons ATGTCACCGTCCAGTCGCCTGTGTCTCCTCACTATTGTCGCCCTGATTCTGCCCAGCAGAG GGCAGACACCAAAAAAGCCCACATTCATTTTTACAGTGGACCAGACTCCTGTGACGACTCCTGACCATGTCCCAG ATTCAGATCAAACCAGCCCAGGAGTCCAGACCACCCCTCCCATCTGGACCGGTGAAGGTAGCG TAGAAGCCACAGGAAGCCATACAGCAGCCAAAACGGAGACCCAGCAACTGACAGAAATGGCCACTTCACATCCAGTGACAGATCCAGGTCCACATACAAGCAGCAAGAAAG GTACCCCGGCACTCTCCAGGATCGAGACTCCCAGCCCAACCAGATTCTACAGGCCTCTACACCGCATTGAGGATCCACTGG ATTCGAATGGGAACAACCCCTTCTACTATG ACGATGCCACCCTCCGGAAACGGGGGCTGCTGGTGGCTGCAGTGCTATTCATCACGGGAATTATCATCCTTACTA gtgGGAAATGTAGACAGTTGTCTCAAGTATGCCTGAATCGCCACAGGTGA